DNA from Onychomys torridus chromosome 1, mOncTor1.1, whole genome shotgun sequence:
TGTTCATGGAGGGGACATTTATGGTGCTTTGGATTGTGTGGAAACTATGCATTTTTCTGTTCAAAtgctattttaatttattatgtttagaacGGAAATCAACTTGATTTAAACTATTCTGCTTCAAGATTCAAATTAAGAAATATAGTACCATCTTGAGTAGCTAAAGAATtctatgagcatgtgtgtgtctgctgtaAAATGAAGTTACTGTAAGGCACGCAAGCATTGTGTTAAACGACCCACTAACATGCTTTCCTTCACCATGACTAGTGGAATGTATGTAACTGGGTAGGGACTATAGTTCCTAAGATCTACAAGTACCGACATCCACTGACATCTCAATTCCTACCTTGTAAGTTCTGAGTGCAAACACTCTACAAACCAGGTGAAAAGATTTAGATCCCATACTCTACTTCAACTGACATGGCTACATACAACCTAGTACACTTGAAGTCAGACAGACATTTCAGTTGCTTACCTCCAGTACTGAGCCTTGCTTTGGAAAACTAAGAGATTTAGACCAAGTCACTGCCAGTTTTTGCCTTTGTTGCATTTTGtacagttttatatttttgatatattgTAAATAAAGACAACCAGCTTTTCCAGGTTCATAATTTATTGTACAAATTGAGTATTACATGATGAGTTGACATCAGCTTCTTCAGGCATGGGACTAACAGATGAGGTCAGACATTTCAGAATcctataaaaaagcaaaaacagtctGACACAAATGTGTTCCATGTTCCACTCTATTTTCATGACAATCAATTATCACAAATcccccaaataaaatgtaaattcacCAGATTCTCAAGAGTCAGAAGGGCAATTATATAAATAGGTACGATACATGTCTGTTACTTAGTTTTCAAGATACAGTTTTGATGGGGACACTAccacctccccaaagttaggaaTAACTTCAAGCAGAAAACTGGGCAAAGTACCCAAAAGGAACAGGCATGGACTGGACTACACAGTCCCCTAAGTTTAATGGATTTAAGATGAGGAAAGTTCTTAAGAGCAGAACAAAAGTAAGTGAAGACAGAATTAGATACTCTCTAGCCTTCTGGCTTTCTGAACAGTTGCTGTCAACACCACATGTACTGACTTCTGGATAGATCAAAGGAGGCTGTAAGAAAATCTTAAAGGGgcttactggggggggggggcagtattCATGAAAATATAAAGCTACCAAAACCCAGCAAATATTTGCAATTTCATATGCTAATGTTGGTCTGGGTGGGCTGTCACTCAGGCAGAGCAGCTTAGCAtctgccaaggccctgggttggtccccagcaccataaGTTTCACttgtattccttttttcttttttaaagactttatttttagttatgtgtgttcTGTTTATGGatcagagtccagaaaagggcttTAGCCTGGAGTcacagagttgtgagccacctggcacAATGCCAAGTCCTCTGTTCTTACAATTCTTGCAgagccttaaccactgagcccctctCCAGGCTGccctgggcatggtagcacatgcctgaaatcccaaaACTCAGCAGATTGAAGAGGAACTGCCACAACTGTGAAACCATCTGAGCTATAAGCAAGACTGTCTCAACACCTAAACAAACCCGACCGAAACTCAATTACATAAGACGCTTATAGTTGAGCTGGGGAGACCATGAAAGACCCAAATTTGATCCCAAGAATTTatgctaaacaaaaataaagccaacTGCAGTGGTGCGTTTGTGACTCTAGCACTCTTATGTAGagattggggggaggggcaggttaATCAGCTTGTAAGTGTACACGCCAGCTAGCTGGGAATGCACAGTGCAGCAGGCAGCAGAAATGAGAGACCTGCCTCAACAAGgtagagagaaccagctccccagAGTGGTCCTCATACTTCCACATCAGTGTCATGACATGTGAGTGTGCAAGGGCATAAGCTCccaaaagtaaaatatacagGTCATCTAACTGTGCTAAGGGACAGATGacgagagagaaaaaaatacttcaaCAAAACTAAGAGAATTTTTTAACATACCAATTTAGTAAAAATCATAGACTACATTGGCTGAGGTAAAAGACAAACCCTCTTACAAAGCTAAGTGTCCCATAATTCTGTGGGAAAGCACTTAAGCCTGAGGAAACATGGACAACAACCCAAGCTCAAAACCATATTGTTgtaatacctttctttctttttcttttttttttttttttggtttttcgagacaggatttctctgtgtagttttagtgccattctggatctcgctctgtaaaccaggctggcctcaaactcacagagatcctcctggctctacctccccactgctgggattaaaggcgtgtcaccactgcccatgcttttctttgttgtgatttttgtttttgagtcagagcagactcaaactcacagtgatccttctgcttcaccctccctagtgttgcagggattacaggtatgagacACTACACCAATTCCTTGTTTTCCTTCTCGGAACAGTTTTGAGACcatgtcttgctatgtagcacaagctgttcttgaacttgcaatcctgtCCCTGTCTCCCACTGTTAAGCTTACAGGTGTACATTATACCCAGTGTCTGCTTTCAGGTATGCAATAATTTTCAGAGTGccaatagtttattttttataagtCAAGAAAACACCTTAACACCAAATGGCTAAGTTATAAACTTAAGTGGTAATTTCTTACCATTTATGTTGCCTTCACAGCTGGGTTTTTTTTAGGCCTTAACTTGAAGTATAAGACCAACAAAGCAATGCTTCCATATGTGGCCAGTACacactgagaaaaaaagaaagatgtaaatGAAAGTTGTCACATCTCTATTATTCTAAGATATAAATGCTTAAAGATGTAATTAATACTTACATTCATTCTACCTGTGAGAGTGTAAGAGTTGAAGTACTTTTTAATACCAGTGAACTGGAATTGGCCATCACTTTCTGGACCAGCCATGacttctatctttaaaaaaaaaaagtaacaatattGATCTAGGTGCAATTTACTGGGAAATAAAATTCTTTCAGTTTTGAAGCCTACATCATCTCTGTGGTTCCACTGACACTGCAGTAGTGGAGCTGGTGGGGAAAGCCTAGCTTAGCTGGTAAGGACTGTCAGTAGACCTTTACCCACTGCTCTTCTAAATACTCCAGAACAGTTAAGCA
Protein-coding regions in this window:
- the Atp5md gene encoding ATP synthase membrane subunit DAPIT, mitochondrial, which translates into the protein MAGPESDGQFQFTGIKKYFNSYTLTGRMNCVLATYGSIALLVLYFKLRPKKNPAVKAT